The sequence TAGTTGATAACAAAGGGGTGGTTATTACTCCATGGTATTAAAAGTTGTAATCTTTGTAAAACGTCACGATGGTTAATGTACATACGGTTATGTATGTATGCAAGTGTCATATGATTAAGGAAATGGTGTCAAGTTATTTCCTTGTCATGTTGAACAAAGGATCGATGTGAGATGGCCATATATAAGTTGGTGAAACAACTCTCTAATTACTATTGAAAAGCCACACATGTTGACTTGTAATGCATAGtacagtatatatgtatatatatataggtgtatcAAGTATGGATACATGGAGTGTCAATAAAGAAagagggatgattctcacacacacttttttgatcctcacacaccaatttaaagaaatggagtattattagaagagtaaaaggttaaaataggtgtgtgaggatcaaaaaagggtgtgttagaatcatcccccataAAGAAAGGTTGTTTTATATTCTTTGAATATTGACATGGACAACCTTTATGGTTGTTATTAATTGTGATTGATAACAATTGTTAGGATATTTAACGGGTGGTAATAATCTGTTGGATAAGTCATAAGACAATATTGTATGGTTGTGATGTGAGTGTTTTTGTTATCAAATAAATGaccatgaagtattaattcattggtAAAGTTATGTCCACAAATCATTTGATGAACTATCAAGATGGTACAAGTTAGTGAAATGAATATATTTTATATGGAACAAGGATTTGAAGTTGCTTAATTGACAACGGATTTATGCTTTGGAATTGGTGGCATGATGCATGTGATTACATCAAATAACCAATATAGCATATGCGTTGGAGAGATTAAGCGAAGTATATTGTGATTGGACTTAAGTATTTCAATACTTGTCAAAAGTCAACCATGGACTATGGTTTAATTCACAAAGTGAATCCTTAAGGCATATTAAATTATTTGAGTTTACTATTGATCAAGAGGATTatacatctacaagttgttggTTTTTAACACTTGGTATAGACGAGGCATCATCAAAATGTTGATGTTGAGATTATTGAAATTATAAACTTATTGTCATTGACTCTTGGTTTTTAAGAAGTGGATTGACTAAGGTATGCTTATGATTATAATCTCACCTCTAATGTAATGGTAATATTTGTATACAAGGATAATGGGATATATTATCAAGGGTTTATAAATTATATGTTTACATTGATGACTTGTGAAAAGTGGACATGTGCAAGGACTAATCAATCAATTGTCTTGAGTACTCACAAGGTTCTTATGGTATAATAAGATCTTGGTAAATCCTTGGTTTAAAGGATTGAAAAAGAATGGAAATTGATTGAAGTCATAATGaataagattaaagttcatgttGATCCCTAGTTATGGGATGTGATTGATGTGACTAAGGCATGTATTTGAACAAGTGAAAATCTAGACGCTTGTGCCTTAGACAAATTATGTTTCGTGAGGTTTATCACGAATGAAGTGATGTATGTGGATTTTGTTGGGTCACAAAAAAAGTTTGACTAAATCACTTGAGAAAAGCATTAGCCGGTAGTGCGCACAAGTTGGCTAatgttgtgggattgaagtccatttagatcttccatagtgggatacccaattcccttctagtacaatgctaggagctgaattcaatgaggaaagcctactatctgaagattggaacacatttaatatatgatcccaaagtatgtgtttggacccgtgagataaagaaggttgaagttaaatacttcttaatagttgtcttgaaaaattgcatcgcgggagcaagataaaagaaactacctatgtgaacatgaggTTAAGCCGCCTCAAGAAATCTTGAGACTtagcttttgatatgttcatgagaggattgggacacaaggcttataatagtgtcgggttaattgtagaaagtatggaactagtgtgtatattatcgacaggttttcaaatgaattgatgggttcaaactattagagcaccatgattttcgaattcttgcacgtgtaatataccatgtgtaaattcaatccatgtgacatttacacttatgcaCTAGTTATGTGTTTGTTggtattttagtaatcaaggatcatactaaaatgggggagaattgttggtgattttagcatgatccaacgtcattttagttgattggattgctaagttgaaagtgctcgaaccattgaaacgctacacggatttggggagtgtggagtacacgttcgtaaggtgtaaaatggtttgaggatatgttagtgagcttggaaataacatttggaacttgaaagaatgcgaaacgcgacttgaaaggctaaacacacttgaaaataagcttaaacttgattatggtgtgcagtagctttaagccgcggcgcggctcatgGGCCCGTGGCGCGGCTTAAAGGGTGATTTTGAGTTCGAGAGTTTTGGCATTTTTGGAAGTGTTGtgctttgttagcccgcggcgcggctcctggacccgcggcgcggcttaacactgaaCTCGCTGAAAAGGTGCATTTTCAACCCAAAATgcacatttgaaccccaaacgttATGGGGTTGTTCCAGGACATTTATGAAAGGTTTTTTCATGTATTTGGACTTGTTTAAGCACAAATACATGGGTGTGACATTCCAAGCATCATGTGGGTTCATATGAAAGGGTGTGACTCTTCAAAgacaccttttgacccattataaatatatggattcattttcATATGAATGGTTAGACACTTTACACAATGTTCCAGATTTTGAACATGtctaacacactttcaacacaaaacTTCCAGATTTATACAATCTACAAATGCAAGGAACAATTATCTTTTGGTCAAGACgattgttcatactagtcttattttaatagtgatttcgtgtaacccgtgACCAAGTGAGTCGAAATAATCTAttaagaaagtgttcacacgattctagtatcaatccgGTTGTTGATTCTTTACCCACCAATCCTTATTTTCCCCAACAAAAAATAATATAACCGATAACACAAATGATTTAGTGATTGACGTTATGATACTTTAAAAAGATACTAGATTAAAAACTTACTAGTTAAACATTTTGTAGTGATCAAAAAATTCATGGAGACAATCACAAAAATACTTCGATAAAATCACAcatttaaaaataaaagttttcaGAGTTCCTAAATATATGCAGACAAACCAGTAAGTTATTCTTATAATGGTTCATCATTCAAGGTAAATAAAAAGGTAAATAAAAATGTGCAAGTTCTCATTAAACTAGTAGTTTAAGAGTATGTTTAATAAAACAAAATTATTAAGCGTTGAAGTGTTTAAAATTGAAATAATTCAAAAATTATGATCGAACTtatgtattaattataataatcttataataggaGTAATCACTATGAGTGACTAGGGATCAGATCGGTATAAGAACCGTACCGTACCGATATCGAAAATTCCGATACCGAAAATAAGAAAAATCGAGAATCGGATACCGAAATCGGTACCGGTATTTTCGGTATTATACCTGTTTTTCCCGAATTTACATTTTTTTCAATTTTTACAACTTCTCTTTTTCAATTCACACAACTAATTTTGTCACACAGCTAATATTGGTATACTTTTTGAATTATATTCACGCATATATCTTTTGACAAGAGTTTCATGGCATTTTGAGAAATAGAAGGTAGTGTGAAAGTTGTATGGAGTGATTTGCATGGGTACAGATACCGAATGGTACCGATACCGAAATCCTCTCAAATCAAGAACTGATACCGATACCGAAATCCTCTCAAATCAAGAACCGATACCGATACcgaaatatttattaattaaaataaaaaacttAACAAacagttttatttattatttatttattgaataagTTAATGAAGTAATTTTATACTCCGTATCGGTTTTGATTATATAAGTTACAAAATCGATAAAACCGAACCGAATAAAACGAAAAAtcaaaaaccgaaccgatgaacacccataGTCTTTGAGAACGTGAAATATAAGGCATATAATGACATTTTTAAATTATATAGGGTTAAAGATGTAACAACTTGGGAAGTACGAGGGTGCAAAAAAACTGAATTGAAAGTAGCAGTTATATATTGGGCGCTTGTCCTGTATTCCAATAGTCAAAATGTCAACGTTTGACCTAGGTCTCCTCAATCATTTCTTTGATTCTTAATCGAACTTTCGTCGATCAATGATCTTCTATGTGAAAACGAGTAAGGAATTAttgatatatatacatgtatctatgtatgtatatgtattcatTATTTTGTTTCAGATCAATTGATTACAGTTACGTTTCCTTAATCTCACTCAGATTGCGCTCTGTAGACCCATCGAATTTCATTCGTGTTCTTTGAAAAGGTATATTTTCTCGTTTATTTAAGTTTCTTAAACCCTAGTTGTATGTCCATAACTATGAATTATTCAACGATTCATTAGATTTCGTTCTAATTTGACCAGCAATTATGAAACTTGAGGTCTCTATTGTATGAATTGTTCTGTATATATTATATCTACAGCTGTTTCATTTTTATTTTTGTAGTGTAATTATAAAGATCGTAGAATCTGATCAACTTTAAGGTTGGGAATTTgtcaaactttgacctcaaaagtcAAACCTTAGCTTGTTTAATCCTATTTGAAGCTTTTTATGTATAACCTAAATACTAAAGTATGGAAAAATTAGCAGGAAATTCGATCCAAACTTACGAAAGCAGTAATTATGGGGGATGTTGACTCGGTGATATCATCTGTGACCCAAGATCAACCGGGTTGCGATGTTTTGGCTAGTGGAGGTGGTGAAAGTGCAGATTCAAAGTTCAGCTATGGTTACGCGAGCTCACTTGGAAAGAGATCTTCGATGGAGGATTTTTACGAGACGAGAATCGAGTATGTGGATGGAGAGATGGTTGGTCTGTTTGGAGTATTCGATGGTCATGGAGGTACTCGTGCTGCAGAATACGTAAAACATAATCTTTTCAGTAACTTGATCAAACATCCGAAGTTCATATCCGATACCAAatcagccatatctgaatcatacAGTCATACAGACTCCGAGTTTCTAAAAACGGAAATTGATCAGACGAGAGATGCAGGATCAACAGCTTCGACTGCCATCCTTGTTGGTAATCGTTTGCTAGTTGCAAACGTTGGTGACTCAAGAGCTGTTGTTTGCAGAAATGGGAATGCGTTCGCTGTTTCACGAGATCATAAACCAGACCAAAGTGATGAACGCCAACGTATTGAAGATGCAGGTGGTTTTGTGATGTGGGCTGGAACTTGGAGGGTTAGTGGTGTACTTGCTGTTTCTCGTGCGTTTGGTGATAAATTTTTGAAGCAGTTTGTTGTTGCTGATCCAGAAATACAAGAAGAAACTGTTGATAAGTCTTTAGAGTTTCTTATTCTTGCAAGTGATGGACTTTGGGATGTTGTTACAAATGATGAAGCTGTTGCAATGGTGAAACCGATTCAGAGCCCAGAAGAGGCGGCTAAAAGGTTGATGCAGGAAGCTTCTGATAGAGGTAGTGCAGATAATATTACAGTAGTAGTTGTTCGTTTCTTGGAGACAAGCATTTAATTGTTTGAATCGGTGTAATCTTAAAAGAGTGTATGTATATTGATACCTTGATCATTTTGTATGATGAATGTGTATGTTAATATGCAAACGTAATTAAGATGTCAGCAATGTTTGCGTAATTATTATGTACCGAATGCAGAAAGTCGCTTACTTTTCAGGAATTTGTGATTTGTTTCCTAGCTTTTAGTGTATGCATTTTGGGTTGTTGCAATATGTTAACGTTTAAAGTGCGATGAAATGTGTAAACGAATTTAAATAGTGGAAGATTACGATGCATTTGAGTAATGACACGATCAGCATAACAAATACCACTATTCCAGAATGCTTAATTGACAATGGATTCAATCACAAATCAAAAAATTTCCGGCGACTCTTTATATTTTCTTGGTGATTCATCATATCATACATTgatacatatataacatataagtttgTTTAAAAGATAATTTCATTTTCCACATGATCTCTTAATTAAGTAAAATTGTTGTTTCTTGTAAtttaatttgaaattgatttgtttATAGgagatatattaaaaaaaaataaaaataataataataataaaagaaaacaaaaaagAAAAAGGTAAACTAAAAACGAAAAGAAAACAAAACCGTAGTAACCAAAAGTAAGCTAGTTGACATTTCCAGCGtctaaatattttttttctttttatttgtaaCCTGGTTATCCAACATTTGAATACTACCCGCTTTACGAGCAGTCCGGAGTCATTGCAGATTTACAGGCGAACCTCCTCGAACACTTACCTCCACATGATAAGGTCAGGTCTTACCACCTGTCTAAAGTTTATATATCCATCCATCATCATCTAATTTAATGATATTCCTCCAAAAATATCCGTCATCATTTGTTTAaaggttttgaaaaaaaaaaaaaaaaaaaaaagagtagagGCGTCGGACATGACTTTATCACTCAGCCGTATTCCGTCGGAGATGAATTTACAAGGTTCCAATGGCAAGTAACATTTGTCGATCCATTACTTGTtttgattgcacatctgttaagaCTTTTTGTTTATTATTCATATTTTCTGTTGATCAATTTACCTGTTGCAACTTCAAATCATATCtgttgtgatttagcgcactttcaagaccccgagaaattaatagaacaattaagcaataaataaagacacaaggatttacgtggttcggcgtgaggcctagtccacgggcggaagcagagatagattttactagcaaatatggcaaacccgaggttacaatgtatcactcaatctaggctccgaaaatactaacaaagtatttggaccactcactagattattacacttccctcgtaactcactcgtatagaattttgaCTAACAATTCTATACCACTCTTTTCTCTATTTTTCTTACAAGTACAAGAGTTATTATGAAACTCTTTCACTTTGCATGGGATATCCAAATGAGGTTTCATGCACTCCCATTTATAGTTGAGATATATCCGTAGATTGCATGTGTGAATACATACATGGCCTGACTTCAATTGTCTAAAGACATGTTTTAAATGAAGTCTTCAAAGCAATATTGTATTACTTTAGCTTTCTCCTTTATTTGACTTTGTTGGCATCCATTTGTTGAATTGTTGAATGTAATTCAGCCATGTGCCCATAAACTTTGTTAGGTAACAAGTTGACAACTCAAAATAAAATTGAGTCACcatccaacaaatctccaccttgacgaacattttcATCCTTTGCTATCCGTTATCAATCTCTGCTTCCTGTCAGCCCTCCCGGGCTCATCACTTTCTTCGAACGCCAACCAAGTCCAAACAATGTTCGAACTTGTTTGTAGTGACGGGCTTAGTCAACATATCTGCCGGATTATCTGCCGTGCAAATCTTCTTGACAATTATAACTTCTTTTGATATGACTTCTCGAATAAAGTGATACCGTACATCAATGTGTTTGGTTCTCTCATGATACACTTGGTTTTTAGTCAAATGTATGGCACTCTGGCTATCACAATGCACTACAGTTTCGTCCTGTTGCAAACCCAGATCACCAACCAAACCCCTCAGCCACTTTGCTTCTTTCACACCCTCAGTCAGAGCCATGTATTCCGCTTCAGTTGTCGACAAAGCAACCGTCGATTGTAATGTTGCTTTCCAACTAATAGCACATCTTCCGAGAGTAAAAACATACACCGTCTGAGACCTTCTCTGATCCAAATCACCAGCATAGTCTGAATCAACGTATCCGGTAACATTAGTATTACCACCGCTATCAAATACTAAGCCAATATCTGTTGTCCCTCTGAGGTACCGTAGAATCCATTGCACCGCTTTCCAATGAGCTTTCCCTGGACAATCCATATATCTACTCACCACGCTTACCGCCTGTGcaatatccggtctagtacataccatagcatacatgatGCTACCCACAGCACTAGCATATGGAACATGTGACATATGCTCTACCTCCTCCTCAGTTTCTGGTGATAACGCCGATGAAAGTTTGAAATGTGCAGCAAGTGGAGTACTAACCGGTTTGGAGTTATCCATCCCAAAACGCTGAATAACCTTCTCAATATATTTCTTTTGTGACAAATACAATTTTCCTTCACGTCTATCTCTGATAATCTCCATTCCCAATATCTTCTTAGCTGCACCCAAATCTTTCATCTCAAACTCACTTTTGAGTTGAGATTTTAACTGATCGATCTCAGACATGTTTTTCgaagcaatcaacatatcatccacatataacagCAAATAAACGTACGAGCCATCTGGAAGCTTCTTGTGATATACACAACTATCATAATCACTCCGCGAGTAACATTTACTAGTCATGAATACGTCAAACCGCTTATACCATTGTCGAGGTGATTGCTTCAAGCCATATAATGACTTTTTCAGCAAACAAGCATAATCTTCCTTTCCTTTGACCACAAATCCCTCTGGCTGGTGCATAAAGATCTGTTCCTCCaactcaccatgtaagaatgctgtcttgacatctagttgctgcagctccatatcaagtaaagcaaccatggcaagtaacacgcgaatagatgtatgctttacgaccggtgagaaaacttcattaaagtcaactccctctctttgagtaaagccttttgctacaaggcgtgctttgaacctttcatcttctacacccggaattccatccttctttttgaagatccatttgcatccAACAATCTTCTGACCTTTTGGCGGTTTCACCAGCTCCCACGTATGATTGTTATAAAGAGACTCCATCTCTTCATTCAAAGCTACAGACCACTTTGCAGATTCTGGGCCACTTATAGCTTCACGATATGTAGTAGGTTCTTGGACTTCTATATCTTCTGCCATACTCAGGGCATAAGCTACCAAATCTGCATGCCCGAACCGTTGTGGTGGTTTTATTGCTCGTCGTTCTCTATCTCTTGCTAGATTATAGTGCTGTAGATCATGTTGTTCATCTGACTGATCTTCTGGTGTCATTTGATCAACACCAGAGTCATGTACATCTTCTACAACGGGCTCGACAGGAGTATCTTGTACTACTCCTTGTGAAACTTCTATTTCTTGCTCCACCTGCTCTTCAACTTCACGATCTTTTCCAGCAACTACTTGTTCCTCCTCTGTCTTTTTCAACATAGCAGACTCATCAAATGTCACATCCCTGCTGATGAGAAATCGGGATGATTTACCATCAGGGCACCACAATCTATAACCCTTCACCCCATCTGCATACCCTAGAAATATGCATCTCTTAGCCCTCGGCTCAAGTTTACCATCTTTCACATGAGCATAAGCAGGACAACCAAATATCTTCAAATCACTGTAACTTGCAGGGGAACCTGACCATTTTtccaaaggagtttgacaatcaattgccgttgatggagaccgatttaccaaataacaagctgtgttgacagcttcagcccaaaatatatttggtaattttgcatttgagagcatacacctcgctcgctcaaggagcgttctattcatccgttctgcaacgccattctgttgtggtgtaaaccgcactgtgtggtgtctcacaatgccttcgttcttacagaactcattgaattcgcctttgcagaattccagtccattgtcagttctcaagcgcttaatgaactttccagtctgcttctctatcatcatcttccattgcttgaaattgacaaagacttcatctgtgacgccccgtactaaatcatcacgtacggaccatcatcaacaggatcattacaaggttaagtactatatgcgttttcaaaacagagtttgcattcattaataaaagtgacgtcataacaaacgtcgaatgttttacaatccaaaagtaagcttcactaagtagaagcattaaataagtgtacgtgaccacaaaggtcgttacataacatagttccaaaagtatataagtttgaatgcaagataagtagtcatgcgataacaactctaagcagcgggttctacagcacgactagtatgatagcggaagcgacttcaagcacctgagaaatacacgcttaaaaaggtcaacacaaaggttggtgagctatagtttaagtataacagtaatgtaagtagaccacgagatttcggtgctacaacgagcgtttcaaaagtatgtaaaagtatatgcttaaccgcgggcacccggtaactaacttaacgtttatgtaccccctgaaa comes from Rutidosis leptorrhynchoides isolate AG116_Rl617_1_P2 chromosome 4, CSIRO_AGI_Rlap_v1, whole genome shotgun sequence and encodes:
- the LOC139845203 gene encoding probable protein phosphatase 2C 59; translated protein: MGDVDSVISSVTQDQPGCDVLASGGGESADSKFSYGYASSLGKRSSMEDFYETRIEYVDGEMVGLFGVFDGHGGTRAAEYVKHNLFSNLIKHPKFISDTKSAISESYSHTDSEFLKTEIDQTRDAGSTASTAILVGNRLLVANVGDSRAVVCRNGNAFAVSRDHKPDQSDERQRIEDAGGFVMWAGTWRVSGVLAVSRAFGDKFLKQFVVADPEIQEETVDKSLEFLILASDGLWDVVTNDEAVAMVKPIQSPEEAAKRLMQEASDRGSADNITVVVVRFLETSI